A genome region from Dolichospermum compactum NIES-806 includes the following:
- the tnpC gene encoding IS66 family transposase, translated as MALLSGVYRHSHRMVQSAMAEVFGISISLATVNKLRLEASNAVASCVDEAKEYIQNAQVVGADETSFNQGNIDGFNPEQRKAWLWVAVTPLVTFFEIALTRCTLKAKNLLGENFRGILNSDRHGAYNWVSLERRQLCWAHLRREFIKISERTGVSAELGTALVKQQEKLFELWHRVRDGTLSRSEFTEMVVEIRASIKATLLEADNYEITSREKTPLAKTVRTCRQLLKVESAMWLFVTTVGVEPTNNAAERAIRPAVIWRRTSFGSQTQAGSVFVARMLTVVTSLKSQQRNVLEFMTQAVLAARGSTTVPSLLPQVTADSDDSDLLKAA; from the coding sequence GTGGCATTGCTAAGTGGAGTCTATCGCCACAGTCACAGAATGGTACAAAGTGCGATGGCAGAAGTGTTTGGAATTTCAATATCGTTGGCAACAGTCAACAAACTCAGACTAGAAGCAAGTAACGCAGTGGCAAGTTGTGTAGATGAAGCCAAAGAATATATCCAAAATGCCCAAGTTGTTGGAGCAGATGAAACCAGCTTTAATCAAGGAAACATTGACGGGTTTAATCCTGAACAGAGGAAAGCTTGGCTATGGGTTGCAGTCACACCTCTGGTAACATTTTTTGAAATTGCTCTGACCCGTTGCACCCTCAAGGCAAAGAATTTATTGGGTGAAAACTTCAGGGGCATTTTGAACTCCGACCGTCATGGTGCTTACAACTGGGTCAGCTTGGAACGTCGGCAATTATGTTGGGCGCATCTGCGACGGGAATTTATCAAAATCTCGGAACGAACTGGAGTATCGGCAGAATTGGGAACTGCACTGGTCAAACAGCAAGAGAAGTTGTTTGAACTTTGGCATCGAGTTAGAGATGGTACTTTAAGTCGGAGTGAGTTTACTGAGATGGTGGTTGAGATTCGTGCATCCATCAAAGCAACTTTACTCGAAGCTGATAACTACGAAATTACATCACGGGAAAAAACACCCCTAGCAAAAACAGTACGCACTTGTCGTCAATTACTCAAGGTTGAGTCGGCGATGTGGTTATTTGTGACAACTGTTGGTGTTGAACCCACTAATAATGCCGCAGAACGAGCTATTCGTCCTGCTGTGATTTGGCGGCGGACTAGTTTTGGCTCTCAAACTCAGGCTGGTAGTGTTTTTGTGGCTCGGATGTTAACTGTGGTAACAAGCCTCAAGTCCCAACAGCGTAATGTTTTGGAGTTTATGACGCAGGCTGTTCTTGCTGCTCGTGGTTCTACCACTGTGCCTTCTTTGCTTCCACAAGTTACTGCTGATTCTGATGATTCTGACTTGTTGAAAGCTGCTTAA